One part of the Sorangiineae bacterium MSr11954 genome encodes these proteins:
- a CDS encoding transposase: MGRSRGGFSTKLHAVVDTKGRPIHIALTPGQRHEMMAADELLQHARGKALIGDTGYDSNRFLQAVHDKGMKPVIHPKPERLVKPRLARKLYRRRYLVEEAQTQTVKSWSASRWSDEFSSWFVDRDIAA, translated from the coding sequence TTGGGCCGCTCTCGAGGAGGTTTTTCGACCAAGCTTCACGCCGTCGTCGACACGAAAGGGCGGCCCATCCACATCGCGCTCACGCCGGGGCAGCGGCACGAAATGATGGCTGCGGACGAGTTGCTGCAGCACGCCAGAGGCAAGGCGCTCATCGGCGATACGGGATATGACTCGAATCGCTTCCTTCAAGCCGTACACGACAAGGGCATGAAGCCCGTCATTCACCCGAAGCCTGAGCGCCTTGTGAAGCCACGCCTCGCACGAAAGCTTTATCGGCGACGCTACCTCGTCGAGGAAGCCCAGACGCAAACCGTAAAATCTTGGTCCGCTTCGCGCTGGAGCGACGAGTTTTCAAGCTGGTTCGTCGATCGCGACATCGCGGCGTAG
- a CDS encoding M4 family metallopeptidase — protein sequence MSVRTLRIWMVTAFAGSVLTACIGIAGCGTKGSSEEQGSALRAGTGTDWILDVHPVFQTVRFAVPKSEGVTLPSERTPADAVLALLDQYKDVFGMKDPKSEWRLTSTKPGDRGFTHLRFQQTSRGVPVFGSDWTAAIDPSGKLTSMSGVYVPGTDAADIQPTKSADALAAAVRADVQKRIPGLGAADIDTKVNAQLLIYAAEGIAPALAMEVASTARNGAEVDIDHYLVDARTAAILLRAPALMSEYAQGYGASHYPPYNASSSKVSFPVSKGNGAWKLDATTKSANVRIVTDVKDKDIVSGKDATLEASKVPVDWVDDTTPKGAAVDSQAHFAAVVDAYKDLYGRNSYDDKGAEIRASINDNVAGSVNAFFLPGSTSGGCTGRFGIGDGDKDYYPLGASVDVLAHEFTHGVSQCTWGGSAGSYTAAATNEAMSDILAVFISGRIEGGKPTSVGRNISKGDSRIIRQLDNPKCPTVDDLDTCAPRSRRYEHEEHYASTIVSYAWYLMTFGGAHKTTQQTVACPIGWEASGKLWYDVETKDLSKSPDFKAVANATLAAGKRQKLPLDAIACAWVAVKVITADDAKKDWNVTCAGADDAGASDAGTFGDGGVLVKPGTSLVCPGSSHLN from the coding sequence ATGAGCGTTCGCACACTACGGATTTGGATGGTGACGGCATTTGCCGGCTCGGTGCTGACCGCGTGCATCGGCATCGCGGGATGCGGCACCAAGGGGTCGAGCGAGGAGCAGGGCTCGGCGCTCCGGGCGGGCACCGGGACCGATTGGATCCTCGACGTCCACCCCGTCTTCCAAACCGTACGCTTTGCGGTGCCCAAGAGCGAAGGCGTCACCCTCCCCAGCGAGCGCACGCCGGCCGACGCCGTATTGGCCTTGCTCGATCAGTACAAAGACGTATTCGGCATGAAGGACCCCAAATCGGAGTGGAGGCTCACCTCCACCAAGCCGGGCGACCGCGGGTTCACGCATTTGCGCTTTCAACAGACGAGCCGCGGGGTGCCGGTCTTCGGGAGCGATTGGACGGCCGCCATCGATCCTTCGGGAAAGCTCACGTCGATGAGCGGTGTGTACGTCCCCGGCACGGACGCCGCCGACATTCAGCCCACCAAGAGCGCCGACGCGCTGGCCGCCGCCGTTCGAGCCGACGTGCAAAAGCGCATCCCGGGGCTGGGCGCCGCCGATATCGACACCAAGGTAAACGCGCAGCTGCTCATCTATGCCGCCGAGGGCATCGCGCCGGCCTTGGCCATGGAGGTCGCCAGCACCGCCAGGAACGGCGCCGAAGTCGATATCGACCATTACTTGGTCGACGCGCGCACCGCCGCCATCCTCCTGCGCGCGCCCGCCCTGATGAGCGAGTACGCGCAAGGGTACGGGGCGAGCCATTATCCGCCTTACAATGCCTCGAGCAGCAAGGTGAGCTTTCCGGTCAGCAAGGGCAACGGCGCGTGGAAGCTCGACGCGACCACCAAGAGCGCCAATGTCCGCATCGTGACCGACGTCAAAGACAAGGACATCGTCTCCGGAAAAGATGCGACCTTGGAGGCCTCGAAGGTGCCCGTCGATTGGGTCGACGACACCACCCCCAAAGGCGCCGCCGTCGACTCGCAAGCGCACTTCGCGGCCGTGGTGGACGCCTACAAAGACCTCTATGGCCGCAACTCGTACGATGACAAAGGCGCCGAGATCCGCGCATCCATCAACGACAACGTCGCCGGCTCCGTGAACGCGTTCTTTCTTCCGGGGAGCACGTCCGGAGGGTGCACCGGGCGCTTCGGCATCGGCGATGGCGACAAAGATTATTATCCGCTGGGCGCCTCCGTCGACGTGCTGGCCCACGAGTTCACCCACGGGGTGAGCCAATGCACCTGGGGCGGCAGCGCGGGCAGCTACACGGCGGCCGCGACCAACGAGGCGATGAGCGATATCTTGGCCGTGTTCATCAGCGGCCGCATCGAGGGTGGCAAGCCCACGTCGGTCGGCCGCAACATCAGCAAGGGCGACTCGCGCATCATCCGCCAACTGGACAATCCAAAGTGCCCGACCGTCGACGATCTCGACACCTGCGCGCCCCGCAGCCGTCGCTACGAGCACGAGGAGCACTACGCGAGCACCATCGTCTCCTATGCGTGGTACTTGATGACCTTTGGCGGCGCGCACAAGACCACGCAACAAACGGTGGCGTGCCCCATTGGATGGGAAGCCTCCGGCAAGCTTTGGTACGACGTGGAGACCAAGGATCTCTCCAAGAGCCCCGATTTCAAAGCGGTCGCCAATGCCACCTTGGCCGCGGGCAAGCGGCAGAAGCTCCCGCTCGACGCCATCGCGTGCGCGTGGGTCGCCGTAAAAGTGATCACCGCCGACGACGCGAAGAAAGACTGGAACGTGACCTGCGCGGGCGCCGACGACGCGGGCGCCTCCGACGCGGGGACCTTCGGCGATGGCGGCGTGCTGGTCAAGCCGGGGACTTCCCTCGTGTGCCCCGGATCGAGCCATTTGAACTGA
- a CDS encoding beta-eliminating lyase-related protein: MKAPVAGSERDRLLRSCRGGLVIRANVTDGAELVRIGQWCQREGVTADRYGEGELVQALEKKVAALLGFEAACFMPTGTMGQLVLLRLHAERGASRAVGLHPSSHHLLDEDAAFEVLGGLHGVLLAPWERGILAEDVKRAHASEPLAVISVELPLRWTGYLPTWAELEDVKAACRERGIPLHLDGARLWECAPGYGRSLAEICAGCSSVYVSLYKTIGALGGAIVAGPAELMAHARVWRHRHGGNLFGFFPYAASAAMRIDDTLARLPTWVARARRLSERLSKDPRLIVSPVPTPTNLFHIYVRGERKELNEKRDRIARERRIWVTHGFRPARVPGYCDAELHLSASSDGLEDDEMAAAVLALVS, from the coding sequence GTGAAGGCACCCGTTGCCGGCAGCGAGCGGGATCGCTTGTTGCGGAGCTGCCGCGGCGGGCTGGTGATTCGCGCGAATGTCACCGATGGCGCGGAGCTCGTGCGCATTGGGCAATGGTGCCAGCGCGAAGGTGTGACGGCGGACCGTTATGGGGAAGGGGAGCTCGTTCAGGCATTGGAGAAGAAGGTCGCGGCGCTGCTCGGGTTCGAGGCGGCGTGCTTCATGCCAACGGGCACGATGGGGCAGCTCGTTCTTTTGCGGTTGCACGCCGAGCGCGGCGCCAGTCGGGCCGTGGGCTTGCATCCCTCGTCGCATCATTTGCTCGACGAGGACGCGGCGTTCGAGGTGCTCGGTGGGCTCCACGGCGTGCTGCTCGCGCCGTGGGAGCGCGGGATCCTCGCCGAGGACGTGAAGCGCGCGCACGCGAGCGAGCCGCTCGCGGTGATCTCCGTCGAATTGCCCTTGCGATGGACGGGGTACCTTCCAACGTGGGCCGAGCTCGAGGACGTAAAGGCCGCGTGCCGCGAGCGAGGCATCCCGCTGCACCTCGACGGAGCCCGGCTCTGGGAGTGCGCGCCCGGCTATGGGCGCTCCCTGGCCGAGATTTGCGCGGGTTGCTCCTCGGTCTATGTCTCGTTGTACAAAACCATCGGCGCGCTGGGGGGAGCCATCGTGGCGGGGCCGGCGGAGCTGATGGCCCACGCGCGCGTGTGGCGGCACCGCCACGGTGGCAACCTGTTCGGATTCTTTCCGTACGCGGCATCGGCGGCCATGCGCATCGACGATACGCTCGCCCGCCTCCCGACGTGGGTGGCCCGCGCGCGGAGGCTGAGCGAGCGACTGTCGAAGGATCCGCGCCTGATCGTTTCACCGGTGCCGACCCCCACGAACCTCTTTCACATTTATGTGCGCGGCGAGCGAAAGGAGCTCAATGAAAAGCGCGATCGAATCGCCCGCGAGCGCCGGATCTGGGTGACCCACGGTTTCCGGCCTGCCCGCGTGCCGGGATATTGCGATGCCGAGCTGCACCTCAGCGCATCGAGCGATGGGCTCGAGGACGATGAAATGGCTGCGGCCGTGTTGGCGCTGGTTTCGTAG
- a CDS encoding phospholipase D-like domain-containing protein codes for MVKDRWRCAARVVRGGVVTFALLAGGAGCSGAGDADDGSPEGIGGARAALGVDGDGAADRGVDGDGAADRDTAGDVVANRAAGGVVAEPLKLFVMGASLDAVASDRGHGFVAIGSGPDGLLIARIRGAKVTEEAGPDLAAIFGCTKVSILEITGLSVTRERQGLATGTMICETPESWTKRALVLAYDKGTWTPLTSLPVDGAFRPAGVTCDEHRGCLVLGHQFRGGVILDPTADSAISVYSWKHGVFTTELDEWETSPDTLYWPRTIATRGDTWFIGGEELRNDGAHGLSRLRTAGTWSSPDASHLPLLLRAHPVQNRIHALAVGTDGSTRLERVGTDGRFTDVARFDARLFDFTQLGSKTLVVGQRDLSPGYVPYAALGTKVLTMPAYGDGSAIHAVAAASDGDVAMGVGRQTANEGAPRPSAPLILRISSRPLGVADGVLGADGPVEADPHATSQRAIHTASTTVGGYPVHVHFSNPPAFGGDDPTILDEVVRLLDATPAGETVRAAIHSLTANAVANALVAAKNRGVNLKIVEDGSDEFDPDTSPRELHAALGANHVFCGKRVKDGNFGCITTDSSGIMHTKLITFSKTKDPSGELRTNVSWFASANMTYASGSKMFNNAITVYGDKALYDHFGGYFGHLFAQRHYSQNDYYDAASHRGYFEGTTARVYTSPEQDGDLVYNRLNDIVADSSCRIRVAQAAINDSRMKLVDLLVARKRAGCLVWVVVDGIEKDALAKLKGANIPVRRHVVHDKMVLVNSKFGDSTANRFLIFTGSHNWTYSANYRNDEIFVRLESKDLYDAFYTHFNDAYNAGTPL; via the coding sequence ATGGTGAAAGATCGATGGAGATGCGCGGCGCGCGTCGTTCGTGGTGGTGTGGTCACATTTGCGTTGTTGGCGGGCGGTGCGGGCTGCTCCGGCGCTGGGGACGCGGACGACGGGAGCCCCGAGGGCATCGGCGGCGCTCGCGCGGCGCTGGGCGTCGACGGTGATGGTGCTGCGGACCGCGGCGTCGACGGTGATGGGGCTGCGGATCGCGATACCGCCGGGGATGTCGTTGCGAATCGCGCCGCCGGGGGTGTCGTGGCGGAGCCGCTCAAGCTCTTCGTCATGGGCGCGAGCCTCGATGCGGTGGCCTCCGATCGCGGCCATGGGTTCGTGGCGATCGGCTCCGGGCCCGATGGATTGCTGATCGCACGGATCCGGGGCGCCAAGGTCACGGAGGAGGCGGGCCCCGATCTCGCGGCCATTTTCGGCTGCACGAAGGTGAGCATCCTCGAAATCACGGGCCTCAGCGTGACCCGTGAGCGCCAGGGCCTCGCCACCGGGACGATGATTTGCGAAACCCCCGAGTCGTGGACGAAGCGCGCGCTGGTCCTCGCCTACGACAAGGGCACATGGACACCCCTGACGTCGTTGCCCGTCGACGGCGCCTTCCGCCCGGCGGGTGTCACCTGCGACGAGCATCGCGGGTGCCTCGTGCTCGGTCACCAATTCCGCGGCGGCGTCATCCTCGACCCCACCGCCGATTCGGCGATATCCGTTTATTCATGGAAGCACGGGGTCTTCACCACCGAGCTCGATGAGTGGGAGACCAGCCCCGACACCCTCTATTGGCCGCGAACCATCGCCACCCGGGGCGACACCTGGTTCATCGGAGGCGAAGAGCTCCGCAACGACGGAGCGCACGGCCTTTCGCGGCTTCGCACCGCCGGGACATGGTCGAGCCCCGACGCCTCGCACCTGCCGTTGCTCCTTCGTGCGCACCCCGTCCAAAACCGCATTCACGCCTTGGCCGTCGGCACCGATGGCTCGACGCGGCTCGAGCGCGTGGGCACCGACGGCCGCTTCACCGACGTCGCGCGCTTCGATGCGCGCCTCTTCGATTTTACCCAGCTAGGCAGCAAAACGCTGGTGGTGGGCCAGCGCGATTTATCCCCGGGGTATGTTCCCTATGCCGCCTTGGGCACCAAGGTCCTGACCATGCCGGCCTATGGCGACGGGAGCGCCATCCACGCCGTGGCCGCGGCATCGGATGGCGACGTCGCCATGGGCGTGGGCCGGCAAACGGCCAATGAAGGCGCCCCGCGCCCGAGCGCCCCCCTCATCCTTCGCATCTCGAGCAGGCCGCTCGGCGTCGCGGACGGCGTCCTCGGTGCGGACGGCCCCGTGGAGGCCGATCCCCACGCCACCTCGCAACGAGCGATCCACACCGCATCGACCACCGTGGGCGGCTATCCGGTGCACGTTCATTTCAGCAACCCGCCCGCCTTTGGCGGCGACGATCCAACGATCCTCGACGAGGTCGTCCGCCTCCTCGATGCAACCCCGGCCGGCGAGACGGTCCGCGCGGCCATTCATAGCCTCACGGCAAACGCCGTCGCCAATGCCCTCGTGGCGGCGAAAAACCGCGGGGTGAACCTGAAGATCGTCGAAGATGGCTCCGACGAGTTCGACCCGGACACCTCCCCGCGCGAGCTGCACGCGGCGCTCGGCGCCAACCATGTCTTTTGCGGCAAACGGGTCAAAGACGGCAACTTCGGGTGCATCACCACCGATTCGAGCGGCATCATGCACACGAAGCTCATCACCTTCAGCAAAACGAAAGATCCATCGGGCGAGCTCCGCACCAATGTGAGCTGGTTCGCTTCGGCCAACATGACGTATGCGTCCGGCTCGAAGATGTTCAACAACGCCATCACCGTCTACGGCGACAAGGCGCTCTACGATCACTTCGGCGGCTACTTCGGGCACCTCTTTGCGCAGAGGCACTATAGCCAAAACGACTATTACGATGCCGCTTCGCATCGAGGCTACTTCGAGGGGACCACGGCGCGCGTCTACACGTCCCCCGAGCAAGACGGCGATCTGGTCTACAATCGACTGAACGATATCGTCGCCGACTCGAGCTGCCGCATTCGCGTCGCGCAAGCCGCCATCAACGATTCGCGCATGAAGCTCGTCGATCTGCTCGTCGCCCGTAAACGCGCCGGCTGCCTCGTTTGGGTCGTGGTCGATGGCATCGAGAAGGACGCCCTCGCCAAGTTGAAGGGCGCGAACATCCCCGTGCGCCGGCACGTCGTCCACGACAAAATGGTCCTGGTCAACTCCAAATTCGGCGACTCCACGGCCAACCGATTCCTGATCTTCACCGGATCGCACAATTGGACGTACTCGGCCAATTACCGCAACGACGAAATCTTCGTTCGCCTGGAGAGCAAAGATCTTTATGATGCATTCTACACGCACTTCAACGACGCCTACAACGCCGGCACGCCGCTCTAG
- a CDS encoding NAD(P)/FAD-dependent oxidoreductase has protein sequence MSDEADAVVIGSGPNGLAAAIVLARAGASVRVLEGTDAIGGGMRTRELTLPGFHHDVCSACHPMGVLSPFFRTLPLDEHGLRWVRPRASIAHPLDGEPAVILRRSLADTSRALGVDARAYEALLAPFLGDPHGLLADILGPLRVPRHPFRMLRFALHALRSATAFARGRFRGARARALFAGCAAHSVLPLERATTAALGLVFCITGHVDEWPVAEGGSFAIARALASLLASHGGRIETGRMVRSLDDLPPARVYLFDTSPAQLAEIAGPVLPAGYVRRLRRFRYGPAVFKIDWALDGPIPWSDPAVLDASTVHLGGTLAEIAASESAIWRGEHPERPFVLLCQQSQCDPTRAPPGKHTGYAYCHVPEGSTADLTDTIERQVERFAPHFRDRILARHILRAPDFERYNPAFVGGAITGGVADLGQLFTRPVARWNPYTTPNRRIFLCSAGTPPGGGVHGMCGYHAARAALARIERLPAAPLADNR, from the coding sequence ATGAGCGACGAGGCCGACGCCGTCGTCATCGGCTCGGGCCCCAACGGGCTCGCGGCGGCCATCGTCCTCGCGCGCGCGGGCGCGTCGGTCCGCGTGCTCGAGGGGACCGATGCCATCGGCGGCGGCATGCGCACGCGCGAGCTCACCTTGCCGGGCTTCCACCACGACGTATGCTCCGCGTGCCATCCGATGGGCGTCTTGTCGCCGTTCTTTCGAACGTTGCCGCTCGACGAGCACGGCCTCCGCTGGGTGCGGCCGCGCGCTTCCATCGCGCACCCGCTCGACGGCGAACCGGCCGTGATCCTCCGGCGTTCGCTGGCCGATACGTCGCGCGCGCTCGGGGTGGACGCGCGCGCCTACGAGGCGCTCCTCGCGCCGTTTCTGGGCGATCCGCACGGCCTGCTCGCCGACATCCTCGGGCCGCTGCGCGTTCCGCGGCACCCCTTTCGGATGCTCCGCTTCGCCCTGCACGCCCTGCGCTCGGCCACGGCGTTTGCGCGCGGGCGGTTTCGCGGAGCGCGGGCGCGCGCCTTGTTTGCAGGTTGCGCGGCGCACTCGGTCTTGCCGCTCGAGCGCGCCACCACCGCGGCGCTCGGTCTCGTCTTTTGCATCACCGGCCACGTCGACGAATGGCCCGTCGCGGAGGGCGGCTCCTTTGCCATCGCCCGCGCGCTGGCGAGCCTGCTCGCGTCCCACGGAGGCCGCATCGAGACGGGCCGCATGGTCCGCTCGCTCGACGATCTGCCGCCCGCGCGCGTCTACCTGTTCGACACGAGCCCCGCGCAGCTCGCCGAGATCGCCGGGCCCGTGCTGCCCGCGGGCTATGTCCGCCGCCTGCGCCGCTTCCGCTATGGGCCCGCGGTGTTCAAGATCGATTGGGCCCTCGACGGCCCCATTCCCTGGAGCGATCCGGCCGTCCTCGACGCTTCGACCGTGCACCTCGGCGGCACCCTCGCCGAAATCGCAGCCTCGGAGAGCGCCATCTGGCGCGGGGAGCACCCCGAGCGCCCCTTCGTGCTGCTCTGCCAGCAAAGCCAATGCGATCCCACGCGCGCGCCGCCCGGCAAGCACACCGGATATGCGTATTGCCATGTCCCCGAGGGCTCCACCGCGGATCTCACGGACACCATCGAACGCCAAGTCGAACGCTTCGCCCCGCATTTCCGGGACCGCATCCTCGCCCGGCACATCCTGCGCGCCCCCGATTTCGAGCGCTACAACCCGGCGTTCGTCGGCGGTGCCATCACCGGCGGCGTCGCCGATCTCGGCCAGCTCTTTACCCGCCCGGTGGCGCGCTGGAACCCTTACACCACGCCAAACCGGCGCATTTTCCTTTGCTCCGCCGGAACGCCCCCGGGCGGCGGCGTCCACGGCATGTGCGGCTATCACGCAGCCCGCGCCGCGCTCGCGCGCATCGAACGCCTGCCCGCGGCCCCGCTCGCAGACAACCGTTAA